ATTCACAACTTCAGGGCCGGCCCAAGCCTTTATGGGGCACCTAAGCAGAATTTTATTTGGAGGCCCCTCAGTGCCGCCAATATGACTGGTTATTGTCAAAGCTTGATTATAAATCTAACACACCCATtatcagttttgtttgttgtagcTGTGTTTCTTTCATCATACCGCTGTCTGCCTGGCATGTTTTTACCCTtctgtgatttttaattgtaacagtTGCAAACTTACAAGAGTGGCCAGGTGTTAATTTGCACTTTAACATTCATTAAAGTCTTAAAGTATTAAGTGGCATACTTAATGTTGTGCGCTGAAAAGTAGCTAAACAAACCAGCAGACAATGCATTTACAGAAcagaatgttattttaacaacataaatattaatcGAAGTTGTACTTTTATTACAAgtcatacttttttattataaatattaagcaCAGCAGAAAGCATCTGTACATATAAAACATCTCTTAATCTAACTAATTGAGGCATAATGATATTGGAATATAATAGCAAAGACCCAAAATGTAGGCTAAGGTAAATAATGTTAAGCTGTTATCAGTTTGTGAAACAGaagcttatttttattacaaaaatatataccaaggaaagttgtttttaacttgaatctaaaactaagtaaaatgttatatttataatatattaagatGTCTATTTTACTAATGTTTTGATGTTCAAACATGAACTTCCCTAAAACAAAAAGATACCCTACCTAGGCTATGCTAATTAACGGGGTCTGATCTGATCAGGGGTGCGTTAGTCTCTGTTTCTCACTTGACAGTAGGTCTGGAACGACTAAATGACTGTAGTAGATTACGTCTGCTAGAGTGATGCTTTCTAAATAAAGCTGGGTGGCAGCTCAGACAAAAGGTGCTTGTAGAAGAGCTTTGCTATGGTTGTCTACACACTAAGCTGTGCTCTTTAAATCTTTTGGCCATGAAAAAGGAAAAGAAGGACAATAAAAATTCTCTTAATACATCTCATCATTCATCATAtcttatgtttttatgttttatacatttacatatttttagaaTCCCTACCATTGTTGCATTACTAGTTTTAAGGAATGATGAAcgtttgctgaaaatttactcatcctcaggccatccgagatgtagatgagttacTGTAGTTTATTCATaggaacagatttggataaaTTCAGCATTacttcacttgctcaccaatggtttctctgcagtgaatgggtgccgtcagaataagagtccaaacagctgataaaaacatcacaataatccacaagtaattaacaccactccagtccatcagttaccATCTTGTGAAGggaaatccatcattaaggtgttttgACTTTCTGGGCAAATTCTTAATCCATAACAAAGcatcctccagtgaaaaagtaaattccctgttgtcctctcacatcaaagcCCACCAACATAtgtacagaatttttttttgcttgtttttgtaaaatgttcttgATCTGTTTATAGTTATCTAATTCAGACGAGATGACAGTTTCAAATACACATCTTTTCGCTTCAGAAGACATGAACTGATGGAATCGTGTggaatattgtgatgtttttatcagctgtttggactctcattctgacggctcccattcactgcagaggatctattgcTGAGCAAATATGTTTTGAACAGAGCTTTAAACGATTCCTGAGGGATGTGCTTATTAAAGACTACAGAAAACTGCAAATTCTATGATTCCTATGTAAAGCCAAAGAAAGGAAGTATTGAAGAGTTTCATAGCATTCAACTCAAGTTGAAGCACTGCACTGACTCCCAATTAAGTgccaaaattttaattaatttcagcAGAGTATATCATCTGCACACACAGTCAATATAGAAACGACATGACAAGAACGATGtaattgtaaaaacattttgccTGGAGAGCCGCTGTGAAAACACATTCACAGCAAGCAGACAGACAGGCCCTTTATTCTATAGTCAcaacatatatttatttgtatttacaaATTTATACAGTCAAATCCATACAAAGACACAAAATGAGACATTGGTTcactaaataaatactgtaaacgTGTGCTGAGGGACACAATCACCAGAACAATGCTGCTCTGTTACTTGctttgaattgaactgaatataAACAGAGTGTGTTGCAATGCATCTGCGATTACCAGCTAAGGgctaaaaatgtacaaaacagatttgCCCGATAAATAACAATATTGTAACAGTGATGCTGTTTTATCAGTTACTTTCCTTCTCAAATGGAGTGTTACGTTAATGCTTTTTCCCCCATCAAATGATTTTTCCTCTGCTTATGGCTGTCCAAAAATATCATTAGCAACAACTGGCTGGAAGAACTTAACTTGAAGGGAGTATTTATTCAAAAACCCTTCAAATGTCCAATCAATCACATACAAACATGACAGTTTACTGGGATCTTCTAGAAGTCCCAAGTTCCTCACATTCTCCTGCTGCACACGGAGCTGTTCTCACATTATGGGAAGATGATTAAGAAATCATATACTTCTGCTGTATTTAGCTTCTCTTGCACTAGAAAACGTTATGCAAAGTCAGTTCAGCTCCACGGTATCTCTCTTGGCATGCGAGTCCTCGGGGTTTTTTGGCGTAAGACAGAGACACTGGTTGAAGACGAATGTTATTGTCACCGACTGATGTCACGGTTGCCCTCCCAGCTCTTGCCGGCGCTCTGGTCAGTGCTGCTGATGGTGCTCTGAAAGAAAGGATGTCTCAGGGCCGCAGCCAGAGTGAGACGCTTCGTCGGCTCGTACTCCAGCATGGCCTCGATCAGATCGAACAGCTGGTGATGGTCTTCAGCTTCAGACAGAAGATATCTCTGAGAGAGAGAAGGGAGATAAAGAATATTGTATgagaacacacatatatatatatttatcttttgtaaacgtgtgttatatatatatatatatatatatatatatatatatatatatatatatatatatatatatatatatatatatatatatatatatatatatatatatatatatatatataaacacacgtttacaaaagataaaaatatgaaaaaaaaaaaaaaaaaaaaaaaaagtcagaagaCTTGAATATGAAGTCCCATAGCAGTCAGTTATTTACCCGTAAAGGTTTGCAGTTTTCTCTGACGTATCTTCCTGCTGAAGAGTTCTCGTCCCAGTCCAGACGTCCACGATAAAAGTATTTCTGTTTCCTGTGGGGTGGAGAAATAAATAACCTAATTTTAGGTCACACGCATGTAAGCAGGAAAGACATGGAACCTATCCTTTGAAGACAGACTTCAGAAAATCCCAGTCAGCATCAAAAACATACCTAGTCTTACGAATCATACGGGAGGGAACAGGGCCCAAAATTCTCTCCATCATGGCTAAATGCTCCCGATTATCATGAGTCTGagaagtcaaaaaaaaaaaaaaaaagtattaacatgaataaacatcacaTAGTTTGAGTTTGACTCTTTATACATTTAGacttgttttgtattttgtcagGTTTCACAATAACAGGTacaacacatactgtatgttccTATACagagatctgtgtgtgtgtgaaaaagagAGAACATTAGTGAGCACATCTGAGGTCAAAGTGTTAACGGCAGGTGTTTGGCTTCAGTGTGCTTATGTGGACACCTGTAAACCTTTGGTCAGAGTCTCTCTGATCTTAAGCTGCTTAGTGAACATAAACAAGGGTGGTAGACTGTGTAGATCTGCAGTCATGACATGAAAGTAGTGGAGTTAGATTTTGTACCTGGAAGAGGGTGAAGCCGAGGTAGTACTCGAAGAGTATGCAGCCTATGCTCCACACGTCACACGGCTGACTCCAGCCCAATTCTGCAAGGAAAAACCATTTGTTATAACATTGAGTTATGGAGTCATCTAATGGTGACATCATGCTACTGCATCACAACCTTATAACCAGGACACCTTACAGTATATTTAGTCAGCAGCAAGTGTGCAAACTGTTAAGGTCAAAAGTTtcaaaaatgtgaataaatcgCTATTATGAATCACTGCGAGGAGTGTAGGTGCATTAAACCTATACATTACCGTTCAAAATGTTTGAAGtcagtcattttaattaatactttaattcagcaaagacgcattaaatgatttgttataaaatatttctatttcaaataaatacaaataaaaactttctattcaaaaaaTTTATTATGGTTtccaataaatttttttaaagcagcacaactgcttttaacatttataagaagaaatgtttcttgagcaacaaatcagcagcatatcaaaatgatttctgaaggatcatgtgacacaaaagactgaaataatgatgctgaaaactcagctttgcgATTACAGAAATAacgtacattttaaaatatattaaaacatttaaattataatatttttacaatatgaATAATTAACGCAGCCTTGgcaagcataagagactttcaaaaacattttaaaatcttaccgaccccaacaTTTTTATACATAGTGTACATACAATTAAGAGTGCCCACTaactcatttatatttatagcaaaGCAACGTATTTTTATAACATAATATTTCATAACAGATTAAGGTTGGGTTCAAGCTTTCATAGCAACCAGTCTTACGTTGGACAATTCCCTGCAGTCTGTTGAATGAAGTCACTGTGGTCTCTAGCTGGCGGCTCTAATTAAATTCTTTGTGGTGGAAAGGAAGAAGCTAATCTGTGTTGCTGCAGCGATTAACTATTTCCTGTCCTGTGACTTAAATAGTCACATTTCATGTAAATACCATCTGTTATTATAGTTCAAATTTACGTTCAGAACATTGTGTACTGCTTAAACACGCCATTTGGACAGTCACCTGGCATGATCATCCTTACCTAGAATAACTTCAGGTGCTCTGTAGTGCCTGGTAGAAACAATGGTGCTATGGTGCTCATGGTCAAATGTAGCGCTGCCAAAATCCACCACCCTCACCGCCGTGTTTTTCACAGTACGCTCATCTCGCTTCTACCACAGAGAGAAAGATTATCATgcatttccttcattttttctTCTAATGTATATTAGTGGTCAACTAATGGGTTTTTCAACAGCTCATGCTAGAAAgttaacacacaaaaatattgacaaaCTCTTTCATTACCTTCTCCACATTGTATGTGATTGTGAAGTCAGAGTTGACAAATAGAATGTTTTCTGGTTTCAGGTCTGTGTGGGTCAATTTGTTTTCATGCAAAACTGCAAATAAGGAGAAACAGAACAATTCAGCATATTCATAACTACTATAAGTAGGACTGGCATTTTAATACATGGCAAATGGAGTGCAACTTCAATGAGCTTTTTGAAAAagtgcatttacttacacttgaCAGCTAGGCAGATCTGGTAGGCCATATGACGCACTTGACTGATGGAGTAGGGCAGGTAATTGTTTTCTTTGAGGAAATCAAAAGTGCTGAGAGCCAACAGCTCAAAACTGATACACATATGGCCATGATAGTCGAACCAGTCAAACATCTGGACACACAGACTgagaattgagagagagagagagaatacaaCATTTAGTAAATAAGTTGTCAATACAATGCTCTTCGGTATACCTCAAGGTAAATGTGCACCTAGATAATTCAAGTACTGCATATACAATTGCTCAAAACACGctaaattttgttaaatgttaatttcataAAGATTCTGATCCAAACTCACTTCTTATTCTCAGGATCTTTCTCATTGATTCTTTCCAGTACGTTGATCTCCAGCCGGGCCGCCTCTTTGTACTTCTCCACATTTTTGATGATCTTCAGAGCGACGTGTGCTCCACCCCTTGACCAAGCAGAAGAGCATTAATTCAAACACTGCAGTTTTCACTTCTGTCAGTTAGCTTTCTAACCGCATACATGTTTTCAATCTTGTAGAAATAGTAGAAGAAATGAACTAGCCTACATTGATGGGACTATAGTGAATAGATTTCTTATTTGTTGTAGGGCgacagaaataaaatcattatagaGCAA
This portion of the Onychostoma macrolepis isolate SWU-2019 chromosome 19, ASM1243209v1, whole genome shotgun sequence genome encodes:
- the clk2a gene encoding dual specificity protein kinase CLK2 isoform X2, encoding MQCIDHRRGGAHVALKIIKNVEKYKEAARLEINVLERINEKDPENKNLCVQMFDWFDYHGHMCISFELLALSTFDFLKENNYLPYSISQVRHMAYQICLAVKFLHENKLTHTDLKPENILFVNSDFTITYNVEKKRDERTVKNTAVRVVDFGSATFDHEHHSTIVSTRHYRAPEVILELGWSQPCDVWSIGCILFEYYLGFTLFQTHDNREHLAMMERILGPVPSRMIRKTRKQKYFYRGRLDWDENSSAGRYVRENCKPLRRYLLSEAEDHHQLFDLIEAMLEYEPTKRLTLAAALRHPFFQSTISSTDQSAGKSWEGNRDISR
- the clk2a gene encoding dual specificity protein kinase CLK2 isoform X1, with amino-acid sequence MPHSRRYPSSERASRSSYQDRYHERDRDRGRKPRHRRSPTFSSSSERERRGRGHRQDAGYARSRSYDNRSSDRRPYDRHYGESYRRLDHSRDRDRDRDREHGTPSNYYSRDASPSYDYRRGRDRDHEDSYRRKGSRRKHKRRRRRTRSYSPSSSRSDSGTRALCVRDDEEGHLICRSGDVLQERYEIVSTLGEGTFGRVMQCIDHRRGGAHVALKIIKNVEKYKEAARLEINVLERINEKDPENKNLCVQMFDWFDYHGHMCISFELLALSTFDFLKENNYLPYSISQVRHMAYQICLAVKFLHENKLTHTDLKPENILFVNSDFTITYNVEKKRDERTVKNTAVRVVDFGSATFDHEHHSTIVSTRHYRAPEVILELGWSQPCDVWSIGCILFEYYLGFTLFQTHDNREHLAMMERILGPVPSRMIRKTRKQKYFYRGRLDWDENSSAGRYVRENCKPLRRYLLSEAEDHHQLFDLIEAMLEYEPTKRLTLAAALRHPFFQSTISSTDQSAGKSWEGNRDISR